A stretch of the Epinephelus fuscoguttatus linkage group LG2, E.fuscoguttatus.final_Chr_v1 genome encodes the following:
- the LOC125879245 gene encoding E3 SUMO-protein ligase ZBED1-like → MPGNTELDMTHTVCRHCKTKIKHFGNTTNARAHIMRHHPEIKDTEQSQPPAVDQRTLQCFTKLSASSERAKKITRSIACFIAKDLRPYSVVENEGFICMLQTAEPRYAMPSRKFFTETAVPQLYQETKRKVASALTKTTRVALTCDAWTSRATQSFVTFTAHYITDTWLLESRVLQTRVMHESHTAVNVNAMFHSVADEWELTVPDLVIVTDNAANMLAATQIDNLAHITCFAHTLNLAAQRALKLTTVLRLLGRIRRITGFFHRSAIANHELQEKQKLLQLPVHKLKRMSLRWNSALDMIERFLEQQPAICAALLSPQVRRCGSDICTLSDMDISTAEDIASALKPMKDATHIMSEDSTPTLSVIAPLHAQLLHDTEAAGVGADTPVIREIKLAIHEDLAKRYSSAQDKRMLHSASFLDPRFKALPFLTKEDQLEVHANVVAEAAALESHVNSEEAEDKSETPQPDPEEGPAPKRRPSALVTQDIY, encoded by the exons ATGCCCGGAAACACCGAGCTGGACATGACGCACACAGTGTGCAGGCATTGCAAAACTAAGATCAAGCACTTCGGCAACACAACAAATGCGCGGGCTCATATTATGAGGCATCACCCGGAGATTAAAGACACAGAGCAGAGTCAGCCACCAGCTGTAGACCAACGCACACTGCAGTGCTTCACAAAGCTCTCTGCCAGCTCCGAGCGGGCAAAAAAAATAACTCGGTCTATCGCCTGCTTCATCGCCAAAGACCTACGGCCTTACAGTGTGGTGGAGAACGAGGGGTTCATCTGCATGTTGCAGACAGCGGAGCCAAGGTACGCCATGCCGTCCCGTAAGTTTTTCACTGAGACAGCTGTGCCACAGCTTTACCAAGAGACTAAAAGAAAGGTCGCCAGTGCCCTAACCAAAACGACCAGAGTGGCACTAACATGTGATGCATGGACATCAAGAGCAACCCAGTCTTTTGTGACATTCACCGCTCACTACATAACTGATACGTGGCTGCTCGAATCTCGTGTTTTGCAAACTCGTGTGATGCACGAGAGCCACACAGCCGTGAATGTCAATGCCATGTTTCACTCCGTTGCTGATGAATGGGAGCTGACGGTCCCGGATCTGGTGATTGTGACTGATAATGCTGCCAACATGCTCGCCGCTACACAGATTGACAACTTGGCACACATTACATGTTTTGCCCATACTCTCAACCTGGCTGCTCAACGAGCTCTGAAGCTGACTACAGTGTTACGACTGCTTGGGAGGATCAGGCGAATCACTGGTTTCTTCCACCGCAGCGCCATCGCGAATCATGAACTGCAGGAGAAACAGAAACTTCTACAGTTACCGGTGCACAAACTGAAACGGATGTCGCTACGATGGAACAGCGCGCTGGACATGATCGAGCGATTCCTAGAGCAGCAGCCTGCTATTTGTGCCGCGCTGCTCTCCCCACAGGTGAGAAGATGTGGAAGTGACATCTGCACACTCAGCGACATGGACATTTCCACTGCTGAGGACATAGCATCGGCGCTGAAACCAATGAAAGATGCAACCCACATCATGTCAGAGGATTCTACGCCTACACTCTCAGTTATTGCTCCTTTGCATGCTCAGTTGCTGCACGACACAGAGGCAGCTGGCGTTGGTGCTGACACACCAGTTATTCGGGAAATCAAACTGGCAATCCATGAAGATCTGGCAAAAAGATACAGTTCTGCACAGGATAAGCGCATGCTTCACTCTGCTTCCTTTTTGGACCCCAGATTCAAGGCCCTGCCTTTCCTCACCAAGGAGGACCAGCTGGAAGTCCATGCCAATGTAGTTGCAGAGGCTGCAGCACTTGAG aGTCATGTGAACTCAGAGGAGGCTGAGGACAAGTCTGAGACACCACAGCCAGACCCAGAAGAAGGCCCTGCTCCAAAAAGAAGGCCCTCTGCACTGGTTACGCAAGACATTTACTGA